A region from the Corynebacterium halotolerans YIM 70093 = DSM 44683 genome encodes:
- a CDS encoding O-antigen ligase family protein: protein MISLIVTAAVCALLFLLSVRRPQWGIIAIAALVPFHGLLLVFPVAATFWKEAAVLTVALAGVLAARPRGRVTVAPWLGPAFLLVLVGVVSGVVVLGADAAFPVKIAFFYLIPAVVVYFFPFTRADKDLLVTVLMWTGLLSAIFGLWQQVVGGYRLADLGYEWNEHIRSAGPLLRSFGTFNQPFPFAFYLMLVLIIAGTAALSRPGRPRSRIFWAISPILLLAMASSVVRASFIGLLAAVIVVGVVLHRRLLRYLAVAAVAAVLLVPVALVIDQRGVLATMASSSSLQERGGHWSLTLPQMLIHPFGGGLGTTGSSAEKVAEISGSMTAVYQPDNQYLKIGLELGLVGLALYAVTVGVAMVVLRRLIRVQRDVVEQGFTAGVLGVTVAACVAAAFATYLEIFPLDFHFWLLLACAASVPRGEAARIGGWASTRFIPPRRRMPSATDERWARHPV, encoded by the coding sequence ATGATCAGTCTCATCGTCACGGCCGCGGTGTGCGCGCTGTTGTTTCTGCTGTCCGTCCGGAGGCCACAGTGGGGCATCATCGCCATTGCCGCCCTGGTTCCCTTCCACGGACTGCTGCTGGTGTTTCCGGTGGCGGCCACCTTCTGGAAGGAGGCCGCGGTGCTCACCGTCGCCCTCGCCGGCGTCCTCGCCGCGCGCCCCCGGGGCCGGGTGACCGTCGCCCCCTGGCTGGGGCCGGCGTTCCTCCTGGTGCTGGTGGGCGTCGTGTCCGGGGTGGTGGTGCTGGGGGCTGATGCCGCGTTCCCGGTGAAGATCGCCTTCTTCTACCTCATCCCCGCCGTGGTGGTCTATTTCTTCCCCTTCACCCGCGCCGACAAGGATCTGCTGGTGACGGTGCTGATGTGGACGGGGCTGCTCAGCGCGATCTTCGGGCTCTGGCAGCAGGTGGTGGGCGGTTACCGTCTCGCGGATCTCGGGTACGAGTGGAACGAGCACATCCGTTCCGCGGGACCGCTGCTGCGCAGTTTTGGCACATTCAATCAGCCGTTCCCCTTCGCGTTCTACCTGATGCTCGTCCTCATCATCGCCGGGACCGCGGCATTGTCCCGGCCGGGGCGTCCCAGATCGCGGATCTTCTGGGCCATCTCCCCGATCCTCCTGCTCGCCATGGCCTCCTCCGTGGTGCGGGCCAGCTTCATCGGACTGCTCGCGGCGGTGATCGTGGTGGGGGTGGTGCTGCACCGCCGGCTGCTCAGATACCTCGCGGTCGCGGCCGTGGCCGCTGTCCTGCTCGTCCCGGTGGCCCTCGTCATCGACCAACGTGGGGTGCTGGCGACCATGGCCTCCTCCAGCAGCCTGCAGGAACGAGGGGGGCACTGGTCGCTCACTCTTCCGCAGATGCTGATCCACCCCTTTGGCGGAGGGCTGGGCACGACCGGTTCCTCCGCGGAGAAGGTGGCGGAGATCTCCGGATCCATGACCGCGGTGTACCAGCCGGACAACCAGTACCTGAAGATCGGGCTCGAGCTGGGGCTGGTGGGGCTGGCCCTGTACGCGGTGACCGTGGGGGTGGCGATGGTGGTCCTGCGGCGGCTCATCCGGGTCCAGCGGGACGTGGTGGAACAGGGTTTCACAGCCGGAGTCCTCGGAGTGACGGTGGCCGCCTGCGTGGCGGCCGCCTTCGCCACCTACCTCGAGATCTTCCCCCTGGATTTCCACTTCTGGCTGCTCCTGGCCTGTGCCGCATCAGTTCCGCGGGGGGAGGCCGCCAGGATCGGTGGATGGGCGTCGACGCGGTTCATCCCCCCTCGTCGGAGAATGCCGTCCGCAACGGACGAGCGGTGGGCCCGGCATCCCGTTTAG
- a CDS encoding polysaccharide deacetylase family protein, which produces MSDRSVRSAGARALRGLASPVADRFGGSGLVMAYHDIIDDLASPYPYAVRASVFREQVAMVGQLGYRFVPLSELAETLVAGGSTSGKAAIVFDDALIGVHRNALPVLRERNLPWTLLPVTDHPGVSPPWWQEADRTMDLDEIREAVAAGAELCGHTATHLSLPDMSPGQVQDELVRSRELLSEWGGREVVDLCYPFGHQNARVRELVRASGYRTGWTFTNGRCHPGDEPLTLRRMAMHDELRGLHWARTLLRPRWTWPAVEDVEAGGGSGS; this is translated from the coding sequence ATGTCTGACAGATCCGTACGCTCCGCGGGGGCACGTGCGCTCCGCGGGCTGGCCTCCCCGGTCGCGGACCGCTTCGGAGGATCCGGGTTGGTGATGGCGTACCACGACATCATCGACGACCTCGCGTCCCCGTACCCTTACGCCGTGCGTGCCTCCGTCTTCCGGGAACAGGTCGCGATGGTCGGGCAACTCGGATACCGGTTCGTCCCCCTGTCGGAACTGGCGGAGACACTCGTCGCGGGCGGATCCACGTCGGGGAAGGCCGCGATCGTCTTCGACGATGCCCTGATCGGGGTCCACCGCAACGCCCTGCCCGTCCTCCGGGAGCGAAACCTCCCCTGGACCCTGCTGCCGGTCACCGACCATCCCGGCGTTTCCCCTCCCTGGTGGCAGGAGGCGGACCGGACAATGGATCTGGATGAGATTCGCGAGGCGGTCGCCGCCGGGGCCGAATTGTGCGGACACACGGCGACGCACCTCTCACTTCCGGACATGTCTCCCGGGCAGGTGCAGGATGAACTGGTCCGCTCCCGGGAGCTGCTGTCGGAATGGGGCGGTCGGGAGGTCGTGGACCTCTGCTATCCGTTCGGGCACCAGAACGCACGGGTCCGGGAGCTGGTCCGGGCCTCGGGGTACCGCACCGGCTGGACCTTCACCAACGGCCGGTGCCATCCGGGCGACGAGCCCCTCACCCTCCGGAGAATGGCCATGCACGACGAACTCCGCGGTCTCCACTGGGCACGCACCCTGCTCCGCCCGAGGTGGACCTGGCCTGCCGTGGAGGACGTGGAGGCGGGAGGGGGATCGGGATCATGA
- a CDS encoding polysaccharide biosynthesis C-terminal domain-containing protein has product MSTVDQSSGVQRRERRKGVGTENRRLFSSSTAMILGRLITAVFGWAGSVIIARTLTGDDWGRYSFVFALLGIMEVVTDLGVGRVVLARLTSDKPEEVSRLAGSFIMLRTALGILGYLIALGYAYFAGLAPLVVAAAGLAGTTVALATPANALFVLYQSKLRLTYVAVWDIIGQAVQFLLIVAVAAVHPALLAFIIPAIVREIVVFAARAAGVPKLFTPEFRPSFRAVTAYWGEMLREALPISVGFALFTLLERIDMLMLQQLGTYEAVGVYAIGYKFSDLMGLIVSALAVPFTTVLIKTWPEQPGVFRARLHQAVAVAALLGGLGAVVFWPSAEALISLLYGTQFAGGAAAAALLVVGSALSGLTFVVVSALVAARKLRVFPWIAAAGLLLNVGLNLVLIPLWSIDGAAIATVATEVVMLAAMLLLLRGSLGIPGVSPWGLLIRQALVATAVAASAVLLVSEVGIPWPVVVLVAVTVHVTVSALTERRASAAVLTQVRSILGG; this is encoded by the coding sequence ATGAGCACCGTCGACCAGTCATCCGGCGTCCAACGGCGGGAGCGCCGGAAGGGCGTCGGGACGGAGAACCGCCGACTGTTCAGCAGCAGCACCGCGATGATCCTGGGCCGCCTCATCACCGCCGTGTTCGGGTGGGCGGGAAGCGTGATCATCGCCCGGACGCTCACCGGCGACGATTGGGGACGCTACTCCTTCGTCTTCGCCCTACTGGGCATCATGGAGGTGGTGACCGACCTCGGTGTGGGGCGTGTCGTCCTGGCCAGGCTGACGTCGGACAAGCCCGAGGAGGTGTCCAGACTCGCCGGTTCCTTCATCATGCTGCGCACGGCGCTGGGGATCCTCGGTTACCTCATCGCTCTCGGCTACGCCTACTTCGCGGGGCTGGCCCCGCTGGTGGTGGCCGCCGCAGGCCTGGCGGGCACCACGGTCGCGCTGGCGACCCCGGCGAACGCTCTTTTCGTCCTCTACCAGAGCAAACTCCGCCTGACCTACGTCGCTGTCTGGGACATCATCGGCCAGGCGGTGCAGTTCCTGCTGATCGTCGCCGTCGCCGCCGTCCACCCGGCCCTGCTCGCCTTCATCATCCCCGCGATCGTCCGGGAGATCGTGGTGTTCGCCGCCCGGGCCGCCGGGGTGCCGAAGCTGTTCACGCCTGAGTTCCGCCCGTCCTTCAGGGCGGTGACCGCCTACTGGGGGGAGATGCTGCGCGAGGCCCTCCCGATCTCCGTCGGATTCGCGTTGTTCACCCTCCTCGAGCGCATCGACATGCTGATGCTGCAGCAATTGGGCACCTACGAGGCCGTCGGCGTGTACGCGATCGGGTACAAGTTCTCGGATCTGATGGGACTGATCGTCAGCGCCCTGGCGGTCCCCTTCACCACGGTTCTCATCAAGACGTGGCCGGAGCAACCCGGGGTGTTCCGCGCTCGGCTCCATCAGGCGGTCGCCGTCGCGGCGTTGCTGGGAGGTCTGGGTGCCGTCGTGTTCTGGCCGAGCGCTGAAGCGTTGATCTCCCTGCTGTACGGCACCCAGTTCGCCGGCGGGGCGGCCGCGGCCGCCCTCCTGGTGGTCGGCAGTGCCTTGTCCGGCCTCACCTTCGTGGTGGTATCCGCGCTGGTCGCGGCGAGAAAGCTACGGGTGTTCCCCTGGATCGCGGCAGCCGGACTCCTGCTCAACGTCGGCCTCAACCTGGTCCTGATTCCGCTGTGGTCAATCGACGGGGCGGCGATCGCCACCGTCGCCACCGAAGTGGTGATGCTCGCGGCCATGCTGCTCCTGCTGCGGGGCAGCCTCGGTATCCCCGGGGTCTCGCCCTGGGGGCTGCTCATCCGGCAGGCGCTGGTGGCGACGGCCGTCGCGGCGTCGGCGGTGCTGCTGGTCAGCGAGGTCGGCATCCCCTGGCCGGTGGTGGTCCTCGTGGCCGTGACCGTCCACGTCACCGTGTCCGCGCTGACGGAACGCCGGGCAAGCGCCGCTGTCCTCACGCAGGTCCGCTCGATTCTGGGCGGATGA
- a CDS encoding GNAT family N-acetyltransferase produces MLRPDRKPRFLFVNENIGGHRTVHSSLRKIFADRGDIDVEFIDGEAPGPLGRLLRAPVPGLDRLDLDLQPLRGQLVHSWAMRRRVRRRLAAGGIDALHVYTQNTMLGGARILRSIPTVITTDSTGRLNVFSIPYRRPTRFTAPLSRLNLIFERPVLQAATKVFANTRKVVDSLRSADYRLPPRQVSHLEMGVYSPYLTEPLPVRDPARHPGIVFIGTTLERKGGTMLLDIWRRELKDRADLTLITLEQVPAEPGLTVVNDLQPGDARLWEILARADIMCFPSVIDQAPNAILEAMAAGLPVIAHPNGAVPEMVLDGETGFLVDCHRREPVADALKTLIDDPYLRIRMGEEGHRHVREHYNMADSASVIVDELLATVTGGRRTSAASPDGEGDGTAGILRFRIHHTVDAELEAQWDELTQRCSTRFASRPSYGLSWYRTLGRGDLAIAAVYRGDRLVGLLPLHTRKRVWVTVHRWLGHGLGTIGEVLAEDGAALDKLVTGVREAGILLELTHVPEDSPLLAALLDSGGWTVEYTVDDHCPVMDVPRGTTPGDLRSAKTLKRLRVLRSGAAKELGTVGFTVLRTPEELRAHWPDMLRVTRVSEEADRENRLNLFGEGHAAFTERFLAREARRGHLCVIGLTVDSVWVAFDVMFRTGERAEAWFTAFDPAYGKLAPGHQLIEHSVRIHDELGITQIDQMIGRNPYKQAWQTSEYAVGTVFAVPVSRSGLLPLAKGANGASDVLRPAVGQWRRRVAVPAGEGQGT; encoded by the coding sequence ATGCTCCGGCCCGACAGAAAACCCCGGTTCCTGTTCGTCAACGAAAACATCGGCGGGCACCGGACCGTTCACAGTTCACTCCGGAAAATCTTCGCGGATCGCGGGGACATCGACGTCGAGTTCATCGACGGCGAGGCCCCCGGACCGCTCGGCCGGCTGCTCCGTGCCCCAGTGCCGGGCCTGGACCGGCTGGACCTGGATCTGCAGCCACTGCGGGGACAGCTGGTGCATTCCTGGGCGATGCGCCGCCGGGTGCGGCGGCGGCTGGCGGCCGGGGGGATCGACGCGCTGCACGTGTACACGCAGAACACGATGCTGGGCGGGGCACGCATCCTGCGGTCCATCCCGACGGTGATCACCACGGACAGCACGGGCAGGCTGAACGTGTTCAGCATCCCCTATCGGAGACCCACCCGCTTCACCGCCCCGTTGAGCCGGCTCAACCTCATCTTCGAGAGGCCGGTGCTGCAGGCGGCGACCAAGGTCTTCGCCAACACCCGGAAGGTCGTGGACTCGCTGCGCTCCGCGGACTACCGGCTGCCTCCCCGGCAGGTCTCCCACCTGGAGATGGGGGTGTACTCCCCCTACCTCACCGAGCCGCTCCCGGTCCGCGACCCGGCCCGGCACCCGGGCATCGTGTTCATCGGCACGACGCTGGAGCGCAAGGGCGGCACGATGCTGCTCGACATCTGGCGCCGGGAACTGAAGGACCGCGCGGACCTGACCCTGATCACGCTTGAGCAGGTGCCCGCCGAACCCGGTCTGACCGTGGTCAACGATCTGCAGCCGGGGGATGCGCGCCTGTGGGAGATTCTCGCCCGCGCGGACATCATGTGCTTTCCCTCGGTGATCGACCAGGCGCCGAACGCCATCCTCGAGGCGATGGCGGCCGGGCTTCCGGTCATCGCCCACCCCAACGGCGCAGTCCCGGAGATGGTGCTCGACGGGGAGACCGGTTTCCTGGTGGACTGCCACCGGCGCGAGCCCGTCGCCGACGCCCTGAAGACTCTGATCGACGACCCATACCTGCGCATACGGATGGGGGAGGAGGGCCACCGCCACGTCCGGGAGCACTACAACATGGCCGACTCAGCCTCCGTCATCGTCGACGAGCTGCTCGCGACCGTCACCGGTGGGCGGCGTACCTCGGCGGCCTCCCCGGACGGGGAGGGGGACGGGACGGCCGGGATCCTCCGCTTCCGGATCCACCACACCGTGGACGCGGAGCTCGAAGCGCAGTGGGATGAGCTCACGCAGCGGTGTTCCACCAGGTTCGCCTCCCGGCCCTCCTACGGTTTGAGCTGGTACCGGACCCTGGGGAGGGGGGATCTGGCGATCGCGGCGGTTTACCGCGGTGACCGGCTCGTCGGCCTTCTTCCGCTCCACACGCGGAAGCGGGTGTGGGTCACGGTCCACCGCTGGCTCGGCCACGGGCTCGGCACCATCGGCGAGGTCCTGGCCGAGGACGGTGCTGCCCTGGATAAGCTGGTCACGGGCGTGCGCGAGGCCGGGATCCTGCTCGAACTGACACACGTGCCGGAGGATTCCCCGCTGCTCGCCGCACTGCTGGACAGCGGTGGCTGGACCGTGGAATACACGGTGGACGACCACTGCCCGGTGATGGATGTTCCACGGGGAACCACCCCGGGCGATCTCCGGAGCGCGAAAACCCTGAAGCGCCTGCGGGTACTGAGAAGCGGTGCCGCGAAGGAACTCGGAACGGTGGGTTTCACGGTTCTCCGCACTCCGGAGGAACTGCGGGCGCACTGGCCCGACATGCTGCGGGTCACCCGCGTTTCTGAGGAGGCCGACAGGGAGAATCGCCTCAACCTGTTCGGCGAAGGGCACGCGGCCTTCACGGAACGCTTCCTGGCCCGGGAGGCGCGGCGCGGTCACCTGTGCGTGATCGGCCTGACGGTGGACTCGGTCTGGGTCGCGTTCGACGTCATGTTCCGGACGGGCGAGCGGGCGGAGGCGTGGTTCACCGCCTTCGACCCCGCTTACGGCAAGCTCGCTCCGGGACACCAGCTGATCGAGCACTCCGTCCGGATTCACGACGAGCTCGGCATCACCCAGATCGACCAGATGATCGGGCGCAACCCGTACAAGCAGGCCTGGCAGACCTCGGAGTATGCGGTGGGCACTGTGTTCGCGGTTCCGGTGTCGCGCTCCGGACTGCTCCCCCTGGCCAAGGGCGCCAACGGTGCCAGCGACGTCCTCCGCCCCGCGGTGGGGCAGTGGCGCCGCCGGGTCGCCGTCCCGGCAGGGGAGGGGCAGGGCACATGA
- a CDS encoding GNAT family N-acetyltransferase — translation MDTELEAQWSDLAERCATRFASRPSYGLNWYRTLGKGRLAVATVHDGGRLIALLPLHARRRPGVTIHRWLGHGLGTVGEPLAEDGTAVEELVAGLHRSGVVLELTHIEAGSPLLSALHRHGGWAVEYTRDELCPVIDLPPGATPRDLRSAKTLSNLRRHRGKMARLGAPHEFRVLETPEEFEEHWPDIVAVAEASAEGDAGRRENLCAPPFDAFARNFLLEEARGGHLRIWGLTFGGSWAAFAIMLQTGKAAEGWFTRFNPEFRKAKTGHQLIEDICRRHDDLGITRVDMMIGRSSYKSDWQTGEYAVGTLRAAPRGRVGALPLVRLSDSVVAGARAGLRKLRTCPSPRRFGDARQR, via the coding sequence GTGGACACGGAGCTGGAGGCGCAGTGGAGCGATCTCGCGGAGCGGTGCGCCACCAGGTTCGCCTCCCGTCCCTCCTACGGGCTGAACTGGTACCGGACCCTGGGGAAGGGGCGGTTGGCGGTCGCGACGGTCCATGACGGTGGCCGGCTCATCGCGCTCCTTCCGCTCCACGCACGCAGGCGCCCGGGGGTCACGATCCACCGCTGGCTCGGTCACGGGCTGGGCACGGTGGGCGAACCCCTGGCCGAGGACGGGACCGCGGTGGAGGAGCTGGTGGCCGGGCTGCACCGCTCCGGGGTGGTCCTCGAGCTGACGCACATCGAAGCGGGCTCGCCGCTGCTCTCCGCCCTGCACCGGCACGGTGGTTGGGCGGTGGAGTACACGCGGGACGAGCTCTGCCCCGTCATCGACCTGCCGCCGGGCGCCACCCCCAGGGACCTCCGCAGCGCGAAGACGCTGAGCAACCTCCGTCGGCACCGGGGGAAGATGGCCCGGCTCGGCGCGCCCCACGAGTTCCGGGTGCTGGAGACCCCGGAGGAATTCGAGGAGCACTGGCCTGACATCGTCGCCGTCGCCGAGGCCTCGGCAGAGGGGGACGCGGGGAGGCGCGAGAATCTCTGTGCCCCTCCCTTCGACGCATTCGCGAGGAATTTCCTGCTCGAGGAGGCGCGCGGCGGCCATCTGCGGATCTGGGGGTTGACCTTCGGCGGCTCCTGGGCGGCCTTCGCGATCATGCTGCAGACGGGAAAGGCCGCCGAAGGGTGGTTCACCCGTTTCAACCCGGAATTCCGGAAGGCGAAGACCGGACACCAGCTCATCGAGGACATCTGCCGCCGGCACGATGACCTCGGCATTACCCGGGTGGACATGATGATCGGCCGCAGCTCCTACAAGAGCGACTGGCAGACCGGTGAGTACGCGGTCGGGACGCTGCGCGCCGCACCGAGGGGCAGGGTCGGAGCGCTCCCGCTGGTGAGGCTGAGTGATTCCGTCGTCGCAGGGGCCCGCGCCGGGTTGCGGAAGCTGAGGACGTGCCCGTCTCCCCGGCGTTTCGGCGACGCGAGGCAGCGGTAG
- a CDS encoding acyl-CoA carboxylase subunit beta: MTESTTADKLADLRARLAKAQDPGSERARKRRDEAGRSTPRQRIARLLDDGSFVEVGALGKTPGDPDAIYSDGVVTGYGRIDGRPVCVYAHDKTVYGGSVGVTFGRKVVEVMDMAIKIGCPVIGIQDSGGARIQDAVTSLAMYSEISRRQLPLSGRSPQISVMLGKSAGGAVYAPVTTDFVIGVEGETEMYVTGPAVIREVTGEDVTSAELGGARQQELNGNISAVVGSEDEAFDFVRDLLDHLPLTCNDPAPVFDAPADEEVAVTPSLDTFMPDDTNAGYDMLDLLVQLGDDENLVEIQENYAPNLITAFGRIDGRAVGFVANNPMHLAGCIDADAADKGARFIRICDAYNIPLVFVVDTPGYLPGVEQEKVGLIHRGAKLAFAVVEATVPKVSLIVRKAYGGAYAVMGSKNLTGDINLAWPTAQIAVMGSAAAVVMIQGKQLEAAPPEQRAYLKKVFMDFYDENMTSPYVAAERGYLDAMIQPGETRLALRHALRQLATKDVRDLPKKHTIMPM, encoded by the coding sequence GTGACTGAGAGCACGACCGCGGACAAGCTCGCGGACCTGCGGGCCCGCCTCGCCAAGGCGCAGGACCCCGGCAGTGAACGCGCCCGCAAGCGGCGGGACGAGGCCGGCCGGTCCACCCCGCGCCAGCGCATCGCCCGGCTGCTCGACGACGGCAGCTTCGTCGAGGTCGGCGCGCTCGGCAAGACCCCGGGCGACCCCGACGCCATCTACTCCGACGGCGTGGTCACCGGTTACGGGCGTATCGACGGCCGCCCCGTCTGCGTCTACGCGCACGACAAGACCGTCTACGGCGGTTCCGTCGGCGTGACCTTCGGCCGCAAGGTCGTCGAGGTCATGGACATGGCGATCAAGATCGGCTGCCCCGTCATCGGCATCCAGGACTCCGGCGGTGCCCGCATCCAGGACGCGGTGACCTCCCTGGCCATGTACTCCGAGATCTCGCGACGTCAGCTGCCGCTGTCCGGTCGCAGCCCGCAGATCTCCGTCATGCTGGGCAAGTCCGCCGGCGGCGCCGTCTACGCCCCGGTGACCACCGACTTCGTCATCGGCGTCGAGGGCGAGACCGAGATGTACGTGACCGGCCCCGCCGTGATCCGCGAGGTCACCGGTGAGGACGTCACCTCCGCCGAGCTCGGCGGGGCCCGTCAGCAGGAGCTCAACGGCAATATCTCCGCGGTCGTCGGCAGTGAGGACGAGGCCTTCGACTTCGTCCGCGACCTGCTCGACCACCTGCCGCTGACCTGCAATGACCCGGCCCCGGTCTTCGACGCGCCCGCCGACGAGGAGGTCGCCGTCACCCCCAGCCTGGACACCTTCATGCCGGATGACACCAACGCCGGCTACGACATGCTGGACCTGCTCGTCCAGCTCGGCGACGACGAGAATCTCGTGGAGATCCAGGAGAACTACGCGCCGAACCTCATCACCGCCTTCGGGCGTATCGACGGCAGGGCGGTGGGCTTCGTCGCCAACAACCCGATGCACCTGGCCGGCTGCATCGACGCCGACGCCGCGGACAAGGGCGCGCGCTTCATCCGCATCTGCGACGCCTACAACATCCCACTGGTCTTCGTCGTGGACACCCCCGGCTACCTGCCCGGTGTGGAACAGGAGAAGGTCGGCCTCATCCACCGCGGTGCCAAGCTCGCCTTCGCCGTGGTCGAGGCCACCGTGCCGAAGGTCTCGCTGATCGTGCGCAAGGCCTACGGCGGTGCCTATGCGGTGATGGGTTCGAAGAACCTCACGGGGGATATCAACCTGGCGTGGCCGACCGCCCAGATCGCGGTCATGGGTTCCGCCGCGGCCGTCGTGATGATCCAGGGCAAGCAGCTCGAGGCCGCCCCGCCGGAGCAGCGGGCCTACCTCAAGAAGGTCTTCATGGACTTCTACGACGAGAACATGACCAGCCCCTACGTCGCCGCCGAGCGCGGCTACCTGGACGCCATGATCCAGCCGGGGGAGACCCGCCTGGCCCTGCGCCACGCGCTGCGCCAGCTGGCAACCAAGGACGTGCGCGACCTGCCGAAGAAGCACACCATCATGCCGATGTAG